The sequence below is a genomic window from Micromonospora aurantiaca ATCC 27029.
CCGGATCCTGGGCGACGGCGGGTTCATCGCCGCGACGGTCGTGGTCGACTCGGTCACCGGCAAGGTGGTCGCCGGCCCGACCGTCTCGGCGAAGGGCTTCTCCGAGGACCCGGAGGCGTTCAACGCGGTGGTCCCGCTGGTCACCGAGGCGCTGAACCGGGCCGCCGCGGACGGCATCACCGACCCGCACCAGCTCCAGCAGATCGTCCGCCGCACGGTGGGCCGCTGGGTCAACGACGCGTACCGCCGTCGGCCCATGATCGTCCCGACCGTCGTCGAGGTCTGACCCGACCGCGCCGCGCGCCGGTCCACCGTCCGCGGTGGGCCGGCGCCGTCGCTTTCCGGGTACGTCCCGACACGCGGTGTCGAAACGTGGTGACCGCACTCATCCGATCGGCGTCCGTCTCCGTACCTCCCGATGGCCGGCGTGCCCCTGCGCCGGTCGGGAGGAGCGTGGCGGATGGACCGCAGACGGATGACAGCCATCGGCGTACTGGTGGCGGCGGCCGGGTTGACGGCGGCGGTGACCGTACCGTCGTTCGCCGGTGAGGAACCCCGGCGGGCCGCGCCGGCGGCCGACGGCGTCGCCCCGGAGGTCCTGGACGCGATGGGCCGCGACCTCGCGCTGACCCGCGACCAGGCGGTGAAGCGGCTGCGGACCGAGCGGTGGGCGGCCGGCACCGTCACCCGGCTGCGCGGCGAACTCGGCGCCGGATACGGCGGAAGCTGGCTCAGCGCGGACGGCGCCACGCTCACCGTGGCGGTGGCCGACCCGGCCGGCGAGGCGCGGGTACGGGCCGCGGGCGCGGTCCCGAAGCGGGTGGCCCGCGGCGTCGCCGAGCTGGACGCGGTGAAGAGCCGGCTGGACGCGGCGGGCGCCGACGCCAGCCCGGACGTCGCGGGCTGGTACGTCGACGTGGCAGACAACGCGGTGGTCGTGATCGCCCGGCCGGGCGCGGAGGCCGACGGCCGACGGCTCGCCGCCGCCGCCGGGTCGAAGGCCGCGATGGTCCGGGTGCGGACCGCCGACGAGGCCCCGCGCCCGCTGTTCGACGTGCGGGGCGGCGACGCCTACCTGATCAACAACGCGGGCCGCTGCTCGGTCGGCTTCTCAGTGGTCGGCGGGTTCGTCACCGCCGGGCACTGCGGCCGGCCGGGGGACCGCACCACCGGATCCAACCGGGTCGCCCAGGGCACGTTCGCCGCGTCCTCGTTCCCGGGTGACGACTGGGCGTTCGTGCGGGTGAACGCCGACTGGACGCCGCAGGGCGTGGTGACCGACTTCAACGGCGGCGGCACGGTGGCGGTGAACGGCTCCACCGAGGCGCCGGTGGGCGCGTCGATCTGCCGGTCCGGCTCCACCACCGGCACCCGCTGCGGCCTGATCCAGGCGAAGAACGCCACAGTCAACTACCCGGAGGGCACCGTCACCGGGCTGACCCGGACGAACGTCTGCGCCGAGCCGGGTGACTCCGGCGGCGCGTGGCTCTCCGGCGACCAGGCGCAGGGCGTCACGTCCGGCGGATCCGGTGACTGCACCCGGGGCGGCACCACGTTCTTCCAGCCGGTCAACGAGATCCTCCAGCGCAACAACCTGACGCTCGTCACCGCCGGCGACCAGCCCGCGCCCACGCAGCCGCCTGCGGGCGGCGGCGAGACCACCCCGCCCGTGACCGCCGAGCCCACCCCGCCGGCGGACGACACCGAGTGCTCCGGCCAGGTGAGCCGGACCGGCCGGATCGCCGCCGGACGGACCCAGGTCCAGCCGGACGGGCGCTTCTACCGGGTGCCCGACGGCACCCAGGAGGCGTGCCTGTCCGCGCCGGACGGCGCCCGGGTGGTGCTGGAGCTGCAACGCTTCACCGGCGGCGCGTTCCGCACCGTGGCCCGCGCGGCCACCGCCGACGGCACGGCCCGCCTGACCGCCGAGACCCAGGCCGGTGCGTACCGGTACCGCGTCGTCGGGTTGTCCGGCTCCGGCGAGTACACGCTGGCGTTCTCCGCCCGCTGACCGCCGCACCCAGACCGCGGCCCCCGATCACCACCGCCCGGTGATCGGGGGCCGCGCCTCGTCTGCGGCACTGTCGGTCGGTGCGGCTCAGGGCAGCGCGGCGACCGCTTCGGCGTACGCGGTGCCGGTGCGGACCGCGGCGGCCACCAGCACCGCGAGCTGCGCCGGGGCCACCCCGCAGGACAGGTCGGTGGAGATGCCCGCGGCCAGCACCAGCGTCCCGTCGCCGGGCTCGTGCACGTACGCGGCGGGCAGCAGCCGGTCGTGGTTCCAGGCGTTGCAGAACGCGTACGCCTCGGCGCGCCGACCGGCCGGCAGCCGCCGCTCCGCCACCACCCGGGCGTGCAGCACGTCGCCGTCTCGGCCGAGCAGGCGGAACTGGATCGTGGCCTCGCCCCACCGTCCGGCGAGCGTGCCGTCCGGCTCAGGCGTGTACGGCTCGCCCCGGGCGTCGAGCGCGGCGGCGAGCAGCGCCGCGTCCAGCGGGGCCGGTTCCTCCGGCCCGGGCAGCAGGGGTTCGGCCGGATCATCGGCGTCCGGCTCCTCGTCGAACTCGCTCTCGGCAGCCAGCGACACCGGCGCGGCGAGCGGCCGTTCGGCCAGCCAGGAGGCGATCCGGCCGGACTGGTGCCCGGTGCCGTTGCGGGCGTCGAAGCTGCCGGCGAGCGCCGTCGCCAGCGCCTGCAACTGCGTACCGAGCGTCGCCACGTCCACCTCGGCCGCCGGCCGGGAACCGTGC
It includes:
- a CDS encoding S1 family peptidase, coding for MDRRRMTAIGVLVAAAGLTAAVTVPSFAGEEPRRAAPAADGVAPEVLDAMGRDLALTRDQAVKRLRTERWAAGTVTRLRGELGAGYGGSWLSADGATLTVAVADPAGEARVRAAGAVPKRVARGVAELDAVKSRLDAAGADASPDVAGWYVDVADNAVVVIARPGAEADGRRLAAAAGSKAAMVRVRTADEAPRPLFDVRGGDAYLINNAGRCSVGFSVVGGFVTAGHCGRPGDRTTGSNRVAQGTFAASSFPGDDWAFVRVNADWTPQGVVTDFNGGGTVAVNGSTEAPVGASICRSGSTTGTRCGLIQAKNATVNYPEGTVTGLTRTNVCAEPGDSGGAWLSGDQAQGVTSGGSGDCTRGGTTFFQPVNEILQRNNLTLVTAGDQPAPTQPPAGGGETTPPVTAEPTPPADDTECSGQVSRTGRIAAGRTQVQPDGRFYRVPDGTQEACLSAPDGARVVLELQRFTGGAFRTVARAATADGTARLTAETQAGAYRYRVVGLSGSGEYTLAFSAR